One window of Fusobacterium polymorphum genomic DNA carries:
- the lysS gene encoding lysine--tRNA ligase has product MEKYFDRLEKEPLIAERWKKIEELESYGIKPFGKKYDKQIMIGDILKHNPEENLKFKTAGRIMSLRGKGKVYFAHIEDQSGKIQIYIKKDELGEEQFDHIVKMLNVGDIIGIEGELFITHTEELTLRVKSIALLTKNVRSLPEKYHGLTDVEIRYRKRYVDLIMNPEVRDTFIKRTQIIKAVRKYLDDRGFLEVETPLMHPILGGAAAKPFVTHHNALNLDLYLRIAPELYLKKLIVGGFERVYELGRNFRNEGISTRHNPEFTMIELYQSHANFNDMMDLCEGIISSVCQEVNGTTDIEYDGVKLSLKNFARVHMVDMIKEVTGVDFWKEMTFEEAKKIAKEHHVEVADHMDSVGHIINEFFEQKCEERVVQPTFVYGHPVEISPLAKRNEDNPNFTDRFELFINKREYANAFTELNDPADQRGRFEAQVEEAMRGNEEATPEIDESFVEALEYGLPPTGGMGIGIDRLVMLLTGAPSIRDVILFPQMKPRD; this is encoded by the coding sequence ATGGAAAAATATTTTGACAGATTAGAGAAAGAACCTCTAATTGCTGAAAGATGGAAAAAAATTGAAGAATTGGAAAGCTATGGTATAAAACCATTTGGCAAAAAGTATGATAAACAAATAATGATAGGAGATATTTTAAAACATAACCCAGAAGAAAATTTAAAATTTAAAACAGCTGGAAGAATAATGTCTTTAAGAGGAAAAGGAAAGGTATATTTTGCTCATATAGAAGATCAATCTGGAAAAATCCAAATTTATATAAAGAAAGATGAATTAGGAGAAGAACAATTTGACCATATTGTTAAAATGTTAAATGTTGGGGATATTATTGGGATTGAAGGAGAATTATTTATAACTCATACAGAAGAATTAACTTTAAGAGTAAAAAGTATTGCTCTTTTAACAAAAAATGTGAGATCTTTACCTGAAAAATATCATGGACTTACTGATGTTGAAATTAGATATAGAAAAAGATATGTTGATTTAATAATGAATCCAGAAGTTAGAGATACTTTTATAAAAAGAACACAAATTATAAAAGCTGTGAGAAAGTATTTAGATGATAGAGGATTTTTAGAAGTAGAAACTCCTTTAATGCACCCTATTTTAGGGGGAGCTGCTGCAAAACCTTTTGTAACTCACCATAATGCTTTAAATCTTGATTTATATTTAAGAATAGCTCCTGAATTATATTTAAAGAAATTAATAGTTGGTGGTTTTGAAAGAGTTTATGAATTAGGAAGAAATTTTAGAAATGAAGGAATATCTACAAGACATAATCCTGAATTTACTATGATAGAGTTGTACCAATCTCATGCTAATTTTAATGATATGATGGATTTATGTGAGGGAATAATCTCATCTGTATGTCAGGAAGTTAACGGTACAACTGATATTGAATATGATGGGGTTAAATTATCACTTAAAAACTTTGCTAGAGTACATATGGTTGATATGATAAAAGAAGTTACAGGAGTTGATTTTTGGAAGGAAATGACTTTTGAAGAAGCTAAAAAAATAGCTAAGGAACATCATGTTGAAGTTGCAGACCACATGGACAGTGTAGGCCATATTATAAATGAATTTTTTGAACAAAAATGTGAAGAAAGAGTTGTTCAACCAACATTTGTATATGGACATCCTGTTGAAATATCTCCACTTGCAAAAAGAAATGAAGATAATCCAAATTTCACAGATAGATTTGAATTATTTATCAATAAAAGAGAATACGCAAATGCTTTTACTGAATTAAATGATCCAGCAGATCAAAGAGGAAGATTTGAAGCACAAGTTGAAGAAGCAATGCGTGGAAATGAAGAAGCAACACCAGAAATAGATGAAAGTTTTGTTGAAGCTCTTGAATATGGTTTACCACCTACTGGTGGAATGGGAATAGGAATAGATAGACTTGTAATGTTACTTACAGGTGCACCTTCTATAAGAGATGTAATTCTTTTCCCACAAATGAAACCAAGAGATTAA
- a CDS encoding tetratricopeptide repeat protein — MLKKLSVLIVAGILVGCTNIDNLGGKKDSGPIREIGGEPQIPGETKIVEDVPTDDGKVVNKEANNENIKEYLSIVKGNLKGSVKKVEDSVENNYTVGLGETLVFPLDNERAIKLTASPKNTNTKINLSNGKVSFRSVYQGQYVLSTYVDGSLNRKIAIAVIAKYDFSEREVYDVIMQNFESKSKDLENAVTLYKMMFPTGRYAKEVNYLFLKYAYDIKNTSLMSEALAGVKNDFSSYSDSEKATILRVAKLTNKDIFVPSETYKTSDSELKSALQEYVGNKGSLDKNDKVFIEKTKKETPETANTVAREKVRAVLDETVLTKVGSTSGTSPKTVKNTTSKNETNGESYYDKAMKNLNSNPRVAIENFKKSLSTEKIQDKKPEIYYNIASSYAKLGNKVEVTKYLRLLKQEFPNSEWVKRSEALTK; from the coding sequence ATGTTAAAAAAATTATCAGTACTGATAGTTGCGGGGATTTTAGTTGGTTGTACAAATATTGATAACCTAGGTGGGAAAAAAGATAGTGGACCAATTAGAGAAATTGGAGGAGAACCTCAAATTCCAGGGGAAACTAAAATAGTGGAAGATGTTCCAACTGATGATGGAAAAGTTGTAAATAAAGAAGCTAATAATGAAAATATAAAAGAATACCTTTCAATAGTAAAAGGAAACCTTAAAGGTTCTGTAAAGAAAGTGGAAGACAGTGTGGAAAATAATTATACTGTTGGTTTAGGAGAAACTTTAGTATTCCCTCTTGATAATGAAAGAGCAATAAAACTTACAGCTTCTCCAAAAAATACAAATACTAAAATTAACCTTTCTAATGGAAAAGTTAGCTTTAGAAGTGTATATCAAGGGCAATATGTATTATCAACTTATGTAGATGGTAGTTTAAATAGAAAAATAGCTATTGCAGTTATAGCAAAATATGATTTTTCTGAAAGAGAAGTATATGATGTAATAATGCAAAATTTTGAAAGTAAAAGCAAAGATTTAGAAAATGCAGTTACTTTATATAAGATGATGTTCCCAACAGGAAGATATGCAAAAGAAGTAAATTATTTATTCTTGAAATATGCCTATGATATTAAAAATACTTCATTGATGAGTGAAGCATTAGCAGGGGTAAAAAATGATTTTTCTTCATATTCAGATAGTGAAAAAGCTACTATACTTAGAGTGGCAAAATTAACTAATAAGGATATTTTTGTTCCATCTGAAACATATAAGACAAGTGATTCAGAATTAAAGAGTGCTTTACAAGAATATGTTGGAAATAAAGGAAGTTTAGATAAAAATGATAAAGTATTTATAGAAAAAACAAAAAAAGAAACACCTGAAACTGCAAATACAGTTGCAAGAGAGAAGGTAAGAGCAGTTTTAGATGAAACTGTACTGACAAAAGTTGGTAGTACATCAGGAACAAGTCCAAAAACTGTAAAAAATACAACTTCAAAAAATGAAACTAATGGCGAAAGTTACTATGATAAGGCTATGAAAAATTTAAATTCAAATCCAAGAGTAGCAATAGAAAACTTTAAAAAATCTCTTTCTACTGAAAAAATACAAGACAAAAAGCCAGAAATCTATTATAATATAGCAAGTTCTTATGCTAAACTTGGAAATAAAGTAGAAGTTACAAAATATTTAAGACTATTAAAACAAGAATTTCCTAATAGTGAATGGGTAAAAAGAAGTGAAGCACTTACAAAATAA
- a CDS encoding 23S rRNA (pseudouridine(1915)-N(3))-methyltransferase RlmH — protein MNINIICIGKIKDKYINDGIAEFSKRMTSFVTLNIIELKEYNKEDSINISIEKESSEILKQISKSNSYNILLDLDGKEITSENMSKYIDDLKNKGISSINFIIGGSNGVNQELKNSIDMKLKFSYFTFPHQLMRLILLEQIYRWFAISNNIKYHK, from the coding sequence TTGAATATAAATATTATTTGTATTGGAAAAATAAAAGATAAATATATTAATGATGGTATTGCTGAATTTTCTAAAAGAATGACAAGTTTTGTAACTCTTAATATCATTGAATTAAAAGAATATAACAAAGAGGATAGTATTAATATTTCTATTGAAAAAGAAAGTTCAGAGATATTAAAACAAATTTCAAAGTCTAATTCATACAATATTCTTTTAGATTTAGATGGGAAAGAAATTACTTCCGAAAATATGTCTAAATATATTGATGATTTAAAGAATAAAGGAATAAGTAGTATAAATTTTATCATTGGTGGTTCTAATGGTGTTAATCAAGAGTTAAAAAATTCAATTGATATGAAATTAAAATTTTCATATTTTACCTTTCCTCATCAGCTTATGAGACTTATCCTTTTAGAACAAATATATAGATGGTTTGCAATATCTAATAATATAAAATATCATAAATAA
- the mutL gene encoding DNA mismatch repair endonuclease MutL, with product MSRIRILDESVSNAIAAGEVVENPTSMIKELIENSLDAGSKEIKLEVWNGGLDISINDSGCGMSKEDLLLSIERHATSKIFTKEDLFNIRTYGFRGEALSSIASVSKMILSSRTEDMQNGTQMNVLGGKVTNLKDIQRNIGTQIEIKDLFYNTPARKKFLRKENTEYLNIKDIFLREALANPSVKFILNIEGKESIKTSGNGIENAILEIFGKNYLKNFSKFSLGYLGNANLFKANRDSIFVFINGRSVKSKIVEEAVIAAYHTKLMKGKYPTALIFLEVEPSEIDVNVHPSKKVVKFANQNAIFDLVKGEIENFFTDDEDFISPYIETENEVEDDIKIENTKNNFLDINDFKDDIQDFSQLSVVKKEDYSKKDYNNIRVEKEKTFGSAGTTTESAIVPNEIKEDSKNIENFDSSVKNVISIDNNKVDINDDIVEKSENNKYIFNQEDTNRGKIFDDFSSLKNIDFKVIGQVFDTFILVERNGLLEIYDQHIIHERILYEKLKQEYYNHSMTKQSLLVPIRFELDPREKQLALENIEIFSSFGFDIDDFDKNEILLRSIPTMNLRDSYENIFREILDNISKNKDVDIRENIIVSMSCKGAIKANYKLTIEEMYSMVAKLHEVGEYTCPHGRPIIVKMSLLDLEKLFKRK from the coding sequence ATGAGTCGTATTAGAATTTTGGATGAAAGTGTTTCTAATGCAATAGCAGCTGGAGAAGTTGTAGAAAACCCTACTAGTATGATTAAGGAATTGATAGAAAATTCGTTAGATGCAGGAAGTAAAGAAATTAAATTAGAAGTTTGGAATGGAGGTCTTGATATTTCCATAAATGATAGTGGTTGTGGAATGTCAAAAGAAGATTTACTTCTTTCTATTGAAAGACATGCAACAAGTAAAATTTTCACAAAAGAAGATTTATTTAATATTAGAACTTATGGTTTTAGAGGAGAAGCATTATCTTCAATAGCTTCTGTTTCAAAAATGATTTTATCTTCAAGAACAGAAGATATGCAAAATGGAACTCAAATGAATGTTTTAGGTGGAAAAGTTACTAATTTAAAAGATATTCAAAGAAATATTGGAACACAAATAGAAATAAAAGATTTATTCTATAATACACCTGCAAGAAAAAAATTTTTAAGAAAAGAAAATACTGAATATTTGAATATAAAGGATATATTTTTAAGAGAGGCACTGGCTAATCCTAGTGTTAAATTTATTTTAAATATTGAAGGAAAAGAAAGTATAAAAACAAGTGGGAATGGAATAGAAAATGCTATACTTGAGATATTTGGGAAAAATTATTTAAAGAATTTTTCTAAATTCTCACTTGGCTATTTGGGAAATGCCAATCTATTTAAAGCTAATAGGGATTCTATATTTGTTTTTATCAATGGGCGTTCTGTTAAATCAAAAATAGTTGAAGAAGCAGTAATAGCTGCTTATCATACAAAACTTATGAAAGGTAAATATCCAACAGCCTTGATATTTTTAGAGGTAGAACCATCTGAAATTGATGTCAATGTTCATCCTTCAAAAAAGGTTGTAAAATTTGCTAATCAGAATGCTATATTTGACTTAGTGAAAGGAGAGATTGAAAACTTTTTTACAGATGATGAAGACTTTATCTCTCCATATATTGAAACAGAAAATGAAGTTGAAGATGATATAAAGATTGAAAATACTAAAAATAATTTTTTAGATATAAATGATTTTAAAGATGATATACAAGATTTTTCACAATTATCAGTAGTTAAAAAAGAAGATTATTCTAAAAAAGATTATAATAATATTAGAGTTGAAAAAGAAAAAACTTTTGGTAGTGCTGGGACTACTACTGAAAGTGCTATTGTCCCAAATGAGATTAAAGAAGATAGTAAAAATATAGAAAATTTTGATAGTTCTGTAAAAAATGTAATTTCAATAGATAATAATAAAGTTGATATTAATGATGATATTGTAGAGAAGTCTGAAAATAATAAGTATATTTTTAATCAAGAAGATACTAACAGAGGAAAAATATTTGATGATTTTTCAAGTTTAAAAAATATTGATTTTAAAGTTATAGGACAGGTATTTGATACATTTATTTTAGTTGAAAGAAATGGATTACTTGAAATCTATGACCAACATATAATACATGAAAGAATATTATATGAAAAATTAAAACAAGAATACTATAATCATTCTATGACTAAGCAAAGTTTATTAGTGCCAATAAGATTTGAGCTAGACCCAAGAGAAAAACAGTTAGCCTTGGAGAATATTGAAATATTTTCAAGCTTTGGTTTTGATATAGATGATTTTGATAAGAATGAAATTTTATTGAGAAGCATACCAACTATGAATTTAAGAGATAGTTATGAAAATATTTTTAGAGAAATACTGGATAATATTTCAAAAAATAAAGATGTAGATATAAGGGAAAATATAATAGTTTCAATGTCTTGTAAAGGAGCAATAAAAGCTAACTATAAATTGACTATTGAAGAAATGTATTCAATGGTAGCAAAACTTCATGAGGTTGGGGAATATACTTGTCCTCATGGTAGACCAATTATAGTTAAAATGTCTTTACTAGATTTAGAAAAACTTTTTAAAAGAAAATAA
- the hpf gene encoding ribosome hibernation-promoting factor, HPF/YfiA family has protein sequence MKLSIHGRKITLTDAIRKYAEEKISKVEKFNDSIIKIDATLAASKLKTGNAHVTEILAYLSGSTLKATATETDLYASIDKAVDIMEGLLKKHKEKRSRAKVQDDTRKKSYSFDYIVEPEEKLSDEKKLVRVYLPLKPMEISEAILQLEYLNRVFFAFTNSETGKMAVVYKRKDGDYGVIEN, from the coding sequence ATGAAATTATCAATTCATGGAAGAAAAATTACTTTAACTGATGCTATTAGAAAATATGCAGAAGAAAAAATTTCAAAGGTAGAAAAATTTAATGACTCTATCATAAAGATAGATGCCACTTTAGCTGCTTCTAAATTAAAAACTGGTAATGCACATGTTACAGAAATTTTAGCTTATCTAAGTGGAAGTACATTAAAAGCCACTGCAACTGAAACAGATTTATATGCTTCAATAGATAAAGCTGTTGATATTATGGAAGGTTTATTAAAAAAACATAAAGAAAAAAGAAGTAGAGCAAAAGTCCAAGATGATACTAGAAAGAAATCTTATAGTTTTGATTATATAGTTGAGCCAGAAGAAAAACTTTCTGATGAAAAGAAATTAGTTAGGGTTTACTTACCTTTAAAACCTATGGAAATTTCAGAAGCTATTTTACAACTTGAATATCTAAATAGAGTTTTCTTTGCTTTTACAAACTCTGAAACAGGAAAAATGGCAGTAGTTTATAAGAGAAAAGATGGAGACTATGGAGTTATTGAAAATTAA
- the hemB gene encoding porphobilinogen synthase, producing the protein MFTRTRRLRRNFLTRELVKNISIEKSSLIYPLFVCDGENIKSEIESMPEQYRYSLDRLNEELDELLKLGINNILLFGIPNHKDEIGSQAYDENGIVQRAVRQIRKDYQDKFLIVTDVCMCEYTSHGHCGILHNHDVDNDETLEYIGKIALSHAKAGADIIAPSDMMDGRIAKIREILDKNDFKDIPIMAYSVKYSSAYYGPFRDAADSAPSFGDRKTYQMDFRSYNNFYREVEADIQEGADFIMVKPAMAYLDVIKSVSEVTNLPIVAYNVSGEYSMVKAAAKNNWIDEQKIVMENMYAIKRAGADIIITYHAKDIAKWLSN; encoded by the coding sequence ATGTTTACAAGAACAAGAAGATTAAGAAGAAATTTTTTAACAAGAGAATTAGTAAAAAATATTAGTATAGAAAAAAGTTCATTGATATATCCATTATTTGTATGTGATGGAGAAAATATAAAGTCAGAGATAGAATCTATGCCTGAACAATATAGATATTCTTTGGATAGATTAAATGAAGAATTAGATGAGTTATTAAAATTAGGAATTAATAATATTTTACTTTTTGGAATACCTAATCATAAAGATGAGATAGGAAGCCAAGCCTATGATGAAAATGGTATTGTTCAAAGGGCAGTAAGACAAATCAGAAAAGATTATCAAGATAAATTTTTAATAGTTACTGATGTGTGTATGTGTGAATATACTTCTCATGGGCATTGTGGAATTTTACATAATCATGATGTAGACAATGATGAAACACTTGAATATATAGGTAAAATTGCTTTATCTCATGCAAAAGCAGGAGCAGATATAATAGCACCATCTGATATGATGGATGGAAGAATAGCAAAAATCAGAGAAATTTTAGATAAAAATGATTTTAAAGATATTCCAATAATGGCATATAGTGTGAAATATTCATCAGCTTATTATGGACCTTTTAGAGATGCAGCTGATTCAGCACCAAGTTTTGGAGATAGAAAAACTTATCAAATGGATTTTAGAAGTTATAATAATTTTTATAGAGAGGTTGAAGCTGATATACAAGAAGGAGCAGATTTTATAATGGTAAAACCAGCTATGGCTTATTTAGATGTTATTAAATCAGTATCAGAAGTTACAAATTTACCTATTGTTGCTTATAATGTAAGTGGAGAATACTCTATGGTCAAGGCAGCAGCAAAAAATAATTGGATAGATGAGCAAAAGATTGTTATGGAAAATATGTATGCAATAAAAAGAGCTGGTGCTGATATAATAATTACATATCATGCAAAGGATATTGCAAAATGGTTGTCTAATTAA
- a CDS encoding toxin-antitoxin system YwqK family antitoxin produces MKKRLIVLLMFLLSCMAIYSDDINSQSESNSFSSKNFLKKLNSLTTENPGKTEKFANYLKDEMERKKEVTYFIKVDKDEKKITVLAENGEILFDEPVSEEVINSFPTYQTKIKEVEEKGLMKTYVEANYMVKTVRKPNFKNEKVEEPEKKEKTELSKLEDNIKLLLKSYDVLNSSIASIYEARDKMVTVQHYRNKTMTITGEEDGQKIKIVYNFDNSFVGGAMKIFIDDVLISQSKIKNLLPDGEIKLFHPNGKLSGTATATEGKLNGVAKLLDDNGNTIEEVIYKNNKVVKRIK; encoded by the coding sequence ATGAAAAAAAGATTAATAGTATTATTGATGTTTTTATTATCTTGTATGGCAATTTATTCTGATGATATTAATAGTCAAAGTGAATCAAATTCTTTTAGTTCAAAAAATTTTTTAAAGAAGTTAAATTCTTTAACAACCGAGAATCCTGGAAAAACAGAGAAATTTGCCAATTATTTAAAGGATGAAATGGAAAGAAAAAAAGAAGTTACTTATTTTATAAAAGTTGACAAAGATGAAAAGAAAATAACTGTTTTAGCAGAAAATGGAGAAATTCTTTTTGATGAACCTGTTTCAGAAGAAGTTATAAATTCTTTTCCAACATATCAAACTAAAATTAAAGAAGTTGAAGAAAAAGGATTAATGAAGACATATGTAGAGGCAAACTACATGGTAAAGACAGTTAGAAAACCAAACTTTAAGAATGAAAAAGTAGAAGAGCCAGAAAAGAAAGAAAAAACAGAATTATCAAAACTGGAAGATAATATTAAATTACTTTTAAAATCTTATGATGTTTTAAATTCTTCTATTGCAAGTATATACGAAGCTAGAGATAAGATGGTTACTGTTCAACATTATAGAAATAAAACAATGACTATCACAGGTGAAGAAGATGGTCAAAAAATAAAAATAGTATACAATTTTGATAATAGTTTTGTAGGTGGAGCTATGAAAATATTTATTGATGATGTTCTTATATCTCAATCAAAAATTAAAAATTTACTTCCTGATGGGGAAATAAAATTATTCCATCCAAATGGTAAACTTTCAGGAACAGCTACTGCAACTGAAGGGAAATTAAATGGAGTAGCAAAATTACTTGATGATAATGGAAATACAATAGAAGAAGTTATATATAAAAATAATAAAGTTGTAAAAAGAATAAAATAA
- a CDS encoding toxin-antitoxin system YwqK family antitoxin, with the protein MRKSFLFIFLIFLVNSIFSSTNNSTDEELQKVFDKNKEIIVVYRASIKDTIPKKYIENIIPKEEFNISNDNRIKITIKYTQKNKSDILTEIYTPDGDLAVKTEIKLRRKLLFNEIEKLVQEIEDNEASNQSDILNNKFSDKFLENIKSFVSYSYYDDGSVNSKTEYDFDRKSITMLTYGDGKILSKTIAKYKGSIQDENMDIDFYENLTKTFIKMKVKKIENGQEIRTFYPSGKLKSIGVYKNNILNGNYKEYNEDGSLKKETFYKDGIDINKIKFLK; encoded by the coding sequence ATGAGAAAAAGTTTTTTATTTATTTTTTTAATTTTTTTAGTAAATAGTATTTTTTCTTCTACAAACAATTCTACTGATGAGGAACTACAAAAAGTATTTGATAAGAATAAAGAAATTATAGTTGTTTATAGGGCTAGCATTAAAGATACCATTCCTAAAAAATATATTGAAAATATTATTCCAAAAGAAGAATTTAATATTTCAAATGATAATCGTATAAAAATTACAATCAAATATACACAAAAAAATAAATCAGATATATTGACAGAAATATATACTCCAGATGGAGATTTAGCAGTAAAAACAGAAATTAAATTAAGAAGAAAGCTTTTATTTAATGAAATAGAAAAATTAGTTCAAGAAATTGAAGATAATGAAGCTAGTAATCAATCAGATATTTTGAATAATAAATTTAGTGATAAGTTTTTAGAAAATATAAAATCTTTTGTTTCTTATTCATATTATGATGATGGAAGTGTTAATTCTAAGACAGAATATGACTTTGATAGAAAAAGTATAACTATGCTTACATATGGTGATGGAAAAATTTTAAGTAAAACAATAGCTAAATATAAAGGTTCTATTCAAGATGAAAATATGGATATAGATTTTTATGAAAATTTAACCAAAACCTTTATAAAAATGAAAGTAAAAAAGATTGAAAATGGACAAGAAATAAGAACTTTTTATCCAAGTGGGAAATTGAAATCTATTGGAGTTTATAAAAATAATATTTTAAATGGAAACTATAAAGAGTATAATGAAGATGGAAGTTTAAAAAAAGAAACTTTTTATAAAGATGGAATAGATATAAATAAAATAAAATTTTTAAAATAA
- a CDS encoding toxin-antitoxin system YwqK family antitoxin, whose protein sequence is MKKILIFILGIFIFSSLLAYSAEVYETASADFMNAVKTLIISETKNNKNLKVYIEKGIEEKNLVFSVKIEKEKMIVKDKTSKLLHEKVLSKNISNSFLPFEMKYQEVQKKEGAFEYADITYLENNEKFRIKYESKIKKSSSKTKNSELVEVSPKDVEYKTLDLYDKNGKLLTKQEDIGNKTIVTNYLDEGHKLKIIYNFDSNLITGNIETWLDKTLVSKGKMKDGLPHGETKVFNEKGKVTSIINYKNGVQDGITKDFDENGKLIKETLYKNGVEVKK, encoded by the coding sequence ATGAAGAAAATTTTAATTTTTATCTTAGGAATATTTATATTTTCTAGTTTGTTAGCTTATTCAGCAGAAGTTTATGAGACTGCCTCAGCAGATTTTATGAATGCAGTTAAAACTTTAATCATATCAGAAACTAAAAATAATAAAAACTTAAAGGTTTATATAGAAAAAGGAATAGAAGAAAAAAATCTAGTATTTTCTGTAAAAATAGAAAAAGAAAAGATGATAGTTAAAGATAAGACTAGTAAATTACTTCATGAAAAAGTACTTTCAAAGAATATTTCAAATAGCTTTTTACCATTTGAAATGAAGTATCAAGAAGTGCAAAAGAAAGAAGGTGCTTTTGAATATGCAGATATAACATATTTAGAAAATAATGAGAAATTTAGAATAAAGTATGAAAGTAAAATAAAAAAATCTTCATCAAAAACTAAAAATAGTGAATTAGTAGAAGTTAGTCCAAAAGATGTTGAATATAAGACACTAGATTTATATGATAAAAATGGTAAATTACTTACAAAACAAGAGGATATAGGAAACAAAACAATAGTTACAAATTATCTTGATGAGGGACATAAATTAAAAATTATTTACAATTTTGATTCTAATCTTATAACTGGAAATATTGAGACTTGGCTTGATAAAACACTTGTATCTAAGGGAAAAATGAAAGATGGACTGCCTCATGGAGAAACAAAAGTTTTTAATGAAAAAGGAAAAGTAACTTCAATAATTAATTATAAAAATGGAGTACAAGATGGTATTACTAAAGATTTTGATGAAAATGGTAAACTTATAAAAGAAACTTTATATAAAAATGGAGTAGAAGTAAAAAAATAA
- a CDS encoding putative glycoside hydrolase — protein MKFTKKLLSLITIMFLGIFYSKETYSKEKNSKTDYSYVTEKIKIYSDENKKENIGTLIKGTRVNVYDTKKITKKIKNKQGKEIDITIIMKRITYKDVNKIKVAWIEDGYLAPTLNEAVDQRFKNLDFSEKVKKEYKDNKRVKVRGLYVSAHSVALKGRLDELIELAKKNNINAFVIDVKGDYGELTFPMSDEINKYTKSANKSPIIKDIEPVIKKLKDNGIYVIARIVSFKDTIYAKENPDKIIVYKDGGKPFTNSDGLVWVSAYDKNLWEYNVTVAKEAAKAGFNEIQFDYVRFPASNGGKLDKVLNYRNTDNLTKAEAIQKYLHYAKEELESYDVYISADIYGQVGSSSDDMALGQFWEAVSSEVDYVSPMMYPSHYGKGVYGLAVPDANPYKTIYASTKDSINRNNNIDSPAIIRPWIQAFTAAWVKGHINYGPNEIKDQVKAMKDLGVDEYILWSPTNRYEKFF, from the coding sequence ATGAAATTTACAAAAAAGTTATTATCACTTATTACAATTATGTTTCTAGGAATTTTTTATTCAAAAGAAACTTACTCAAAAGAAAAAAATTCAAAGACAGATTATAGTTATGTGACAGAAAAAATTAAAATTTATTCAGATGAAAATAAGAAAGAAAATATTGGAACTTTAATAAAAGGAACTCGTGTGAATGTTTATGACACAAAGAAAATTACAAAAAAAATTAAAAATAAACAGGGAAAAGAAATTGATATAACAATTATTATGAAAAGAATAACATATAAAGATGTAAATAAAATAAAAGTTGCTTGGATAGAGGATGGTTATTTAGCACCAACTTTAAATGAAGCAGTTGATCAAAGATTTAAAAATTTAGATTTTTCAGAAAAAGTGAAAAAAGAATATAAAGATAATAAAAGAGTTAAAGTAAGAGGACTATATGTTTCAGCACACTCTGTTGCACTTAAAGGTAGGTTAGACGAACTTATAGAACTTGCTAAAAAGAATAATATCAATGCCTTTGTTATAGATGTAAAAGGAGATTATGGAGAATTAACATTCCCTATGTCAGATGAAATAAATAAATACACAAAGTCTGCAAATAAAAGTCCGATAATAAAAGATATTGAACCTGTAATAAAAAAATTAAAAGATAATGGTATCTATGTTATTGCAAGAATAGTATCTTTTAAAGATACTATTTATGCTAAAGAAAATCCTGATAAAATAATTGTGTATAAAGATGGTGGAAAGCCTTTTACAAATAGTGATGGGCTTGTTTGGGTATCTGCTTATGATAAAAATTTATGGGAATATAATGTAACAGTTGCAAAAGAAGCTGCAAAAGCAGGATTTAACGAAATACAATTTGATTATGTAAGATTTCCAGCTTCTAATGGAGGAAAACTTGATAAAGTCTTAAATTATAGGAATACTGATAATTTAACAAAAGCAGAAGCTATTCAAAAATATTTACATTATGCAAAAGAAGAATTGGAATCTTATGATGTATATATAAGTGCTGATATTTATGGACAAGTAGGAAGTTCATCAGATGATATGGCATTAGGGCAATTTTGGGAAGCTGTTAGTTCAGAAGTGGATTATGTATCTCCAATGATGTATCCTAGTCACTATGGAAAGGGAGTTTATGGACTTGCTGTTCCTGATGCTAACCCATATAAAACAATTTATGCATCAACAAAAGATTCTATAAATAGAAATAATAATATAGATAGTCCAGCTATTATTAGACCTTGGATACAAGCATTTACTGCTGCTTGGGTAAAAGGACATATAAATTATGGACCAAATGAAATTAAGGATCAAGTTAAAGCAATGAAAGACTTGGGCGTTGATGAATATATTTTATGGAGTCCTACAAATAGATATGAAAAATTCTTTTAA